One Hevea brasiliensis isolate MT/VB/25A 57/8 chromosome 5, ASM3005281v1, whole genome shotgun sequence genomic region harbors:
- the LOC110633441 gene encoding uncharacterized WD repeat-containing protein C2A9.03, whose protein sequence is MSQYQGDEMDYMADDFEMAEVDDDVYFRGRFMGDSESDDDDDEYDHLDNKITDTSAADARRGKDIQGIPWERLSISREKYRQTRLEQYKNYENIPQSGEGSEKECKPTKKGGVYYDFWRNTRSVTSTILHFQLRNLVWSTTKHDVYLMSHFSIVHWSSLNCKKIEVLNVSGHVAPCEKHPGSLLEGFTQTQVSTLAVRDKLLIAGGFQGELICKHLDRPGISFCYRTTYEDNAITNAVEIYDYASGAVHFMASNNDSGVRDFDMEKFQLTKHFSFPWPVNHTSLSPDGKLLTIVGDNPEGLLVDSQTGKTITPLCGHLDFSFASAWHPDGRIFATGNQDKTCRIWDARNLSKSVAVLKGNLGAIRSIRFTSDGQFMAMAEPADFVHVYDVKNGFDKEQEIDFFGEISGVSFSPDTESLFIGVWDRTYGSLLQYNRCRNYAYLDVFL, encoded by the exons ATGTCCCAATACCAGGGGGATGAAATGGATTACATGGCGGATGATTTCGAGATGGCAGAAGTGGATGATGATGTGTATTTCCGGGGTAGATTCATGGGTGATTCAGAGTCTGATGACGATGACGACGAATATGATCATTTG GACAATAAGATTACAGATACATCTGCAGCAGATGCTAGGAGAGGAAAGGATATCCAGGGAATTCCTTGGGAGAGACTGAGCATTTCCCGTGAGAAGTACAGACAGACTAGGCTAGAGCAATACAAGAACTACGAAAACATCCCTCAATCAGGAGAAGGTTCAGAAAAG GAATGCAAACCAACAAAGAAAGGGGGAGTGTATTATGATTTTTGGCGTAATACAAGATCAGTGACATCAACTATCCTTCATTTTCAA TTGCGGAACTTGGTTTGGTCAACCACAAAACATGATGTCTACCTTATGTCACATTTCTCCATTGTTCACTGGTCATCTTTAAATTGCAAGAAGATTGAAGTTCTTAATGTTTCCGGGCATGTGGCACCATGCGAG AAACACCCTGGGAGCCTCTTGGAAGGATTTACTCAAACTCAAGTTAGTACACTGGCAGTACGTGATAAGTTGTTGATTGCTGGAGGGTTCCAGGGAGAACTTATTTGTAAG CATTTAGATCGACCAGGAATTAGCTTCTGTTACAGGACAACTTATGAGGATAATGCAATCACAAATGCAGTTGAGATTTATGATTATGCCAG TGGTGCAGTTCATTTCATGGCTTCAAATAATGACTCTGGAGTTAGAGATTTTGACATGGAGAAATTCCAGCTTACCAAGCATTTTAGCTTCCCTTGGCCAGTGAAT CACACCTCATTGAGTCCTGATGGTAAGCTTCTTACTATTGTTGGTGACAACCCAGAAGGATTACTAGTAGATTCTCAAACAGGAAAG ACCATTACGCCTTTGTGTGGACATTTGGATTTCTCATTTGCATCTGCTTGGCATCCTGATGGCCGCATCTTCGCCACTGGGAATCAAGACAAGACATGTCGTATTTGGGATGCTAGAAACTTGTCAAAATCTGTAGCTGTGCTCAAGGGCAACTTAGGAGCCATTAGATCAATTCGGTTTACATCTGATGGGCAATTCATGGCTATGGCAGAGCCAGCTGATTTTGTGCATGTCTATGATGTAAAGAATGGATTTGACAAAGAGCAGGAGATTGATTTTTTTGGGGAAATCTCTGGTGTGTCTTTTAGCCCTGATACAGAATCCCTCTTCATAGGAGTGTGGGATCGTACCTATGGAAGCCTCCTTCAGTATAACCGATGCAGGAATTATGCATATCTCGACGTCTTTCTGTGA